Genomic segment of Arthrobacter antioxidans:
GGATCAGCACCTTCCTCGCCGGGATCTTCCTGCTCATCCTCGTCGTCGCCCTCGGCGACATCGTGGCCCTCATCCCGATGGCCGCCCTCGTCGCCGTCATGATCTTCGTCGCCATCGCCACCTTCGACTGGCACAGCATCCAGCCCGCCACCCTGAAGCGGATGCCCAGGAGCGAGACCACCGTCATGCTCGCAACCGTCATCGTCACCGTCTGGACCCACAACCTCGCCATCGGCGTCGGCGTCGGCGTCCTCGTGGCCATGGTCGCCTTCGCCCGCCGCGTGGCGCACTTCGTCACCGTGGAACGGACCGAGACCACCGTGGACGGCGACCGGCACGCCACCTACACGGTCGACGGCGAGCTGTTCTTCGCGTCCTCCAACGACCTCTACACCCAGTTCGAGTACGCCACCGACCCCCGCCGGGTCACCATCGACCTGCACGGCTCCCACCTCTGGGACGCCTCCACCATCGCCGCCCTGGACGCGGTCACCGAGAAGTACCGCACCCACGGCACCGAGGTGAAAGTCGTCGGCCTCAACGAGGCCTCCACGATGATGCGCGAACGCCTCGGCGGGAAGCTCGGCGCCGGCCACTGACCGGTTGCGCCGGGATCCAGCCGACGCATGTCCGGCGCGGAACCCGCCGCCGTGCCGGAGTCCGCGGGCAGTAGGGAACAATGGAGGAATGGCCGATACCACCCAGGGCACAGACACGCCCTCCCCCCAGCCCGTTTCCGTCCCCGACAAGCCCGTACTCGAGGGCCTCGAGGAGAGACTGTCCCGCCAGTGGCGCGAGGACGGCACCTACGCCTTCAACCGTGACACGACGCGCGCCGACGTCTACTCGATCGACACTCCCCCGCCCACCGCCTCGGGATCGCTCCACGTGGGGCACATGTTCTCCTACACGCAGACCGACGTCATGGCGCGGTTCAAGCGCATGCGCGGCGCCAACGTCTTCTACCCGATGGGCTGGGACGACAACGGGCTCCCCACCGAGCGCCGCGTCCAGAACTACTACGGTGTCCGCTGCGACCCGTCGGTGCCGTACGACGCCGACTACCGGCCTCCCGCCGAACCCGCGAAGAACCAGCGGGACTTCGACGCGGTGTCGCGGAAGAACTTCATCGAACTGTGCGAAGAACTGGCCGTCGAGGACGAGAAGGTCTTCGAGAACCTCTTCAGCACCCTGGGCCTCTCGGTCGACTGGGACCTGACCTACCGGACCATCGACGACACCTCGCGCGCCGTCTCGCAGCGTGCCTTCCTCGAGAACCTCAAGGCCGGCGATGCCTACCTGGCCGAGGCGCCCACCCTGTGGGACGTCACCTTCCGCACCGCCGTCGCGCAGGCCGAGCTCGAGGACCGAGAGCAGGCCGGCGCCTACCACCGCATCGCGTTCCACGCCCCCGACGGCTCGCAGATCCACGTCGAGACCACGCGCCCCGAGCTGCTGCCCGCGTGCGTCGCCCTCGTGGCACACCCCGACGACGAGCGCTACAAGCCGCTCTTCGGCACCACCGTCACCAGCCCGCTGTTCGACGTCGAGGTCGAGATCAAGGCGCACCCCCTGGCGAAGCCCGACAAGGGCAGCGGCATCGCCATGATCTGCACGTTCGGCGACCTCACCGACGTCACCTGGTGGCGGGAACTGCAGCTGCCCACCCGCGCCGTCGTCGGCCGCGACGGCCGCCTCCGCGCCGAGGCACCCGAGTGGATCGCCACCGAGCGTGCGCGCGAGAACTACGGCCAACTGGCCGGCAAGACCATCTTCAGCGCCAAGGAGGCCGTCGTCGCCCTGCTCCGCGAGAGCGGGGACCTCGAGGGCGAGCCGAAGAAGATCATGCACCCGGTCAACTTCTACGAGAAGGGCGACAAGCCCCTCGAGGTCGTCACCAGCCGCCAGTGGTACATCCGCAACGGCGGACGCGACGCCGGCAAGCGGGAAGTGCTGATCGAGCGGGGACGGCAGATCGACTTCCACCCCGCCTTCATGCGCTCCCGCTACGAGAACTGGATCGAGGGACTGAACGGCGACTGGCTCGTCTCGCGCCAGCGCTTCTTCGGCGTCCCCGTCCCTGTCTGGTACCGCCTCGACGGCGATGGCGAACCGGAGTACGAGGACCCGATCATCCCTGCCCTCGAGTCCCTGCCCGTCGACCCGGCCGCCGATCCGGCGCCGGGCTTCGAGGAGACCGCGCGCAGCCAGCCCGGCGGCTTCATCGGCGACAGCGACGTCCTGGACACCTGGGCGACGTCGTCCCTGACCCCGCAGATCGTGGGCGGCTGGGCGCGGGACGAGGACCTCTTCGCGAAGGTGTTCCCGTTCGACCTGCGCCCGCAGGGACACGACATCATCCGCACGTGGCTGTTCTCGACGGCGGTCCGCGCCGATGCCCTCCAGGACTCGGTGCCGTGGAAGCACGCCGCCCTCTCCGGCTGGATCCTCGACCCCGACCGCAAGAAGATGTCGAAGTCCAAGGGCAACGTCGTGGTCCCCACCGACGTCCTGGAGCAGTTCGGCGCGGACGCCGTGCGTTACTGGGCCGCATCGGCGAAGCTCGGCGCGGACACCGCGTACGAGGTCAACCAGATGAAGATCGGCCGGCGCCTGGCGATCAAGCTGCTCAACGCCTCGAAGTTCGTCCTCAACCTCGGGGTCACCGAGGCGTCCATCGGCTCCGGCGCGCTGGACCGCGTCTCGAACGCCCTGGACATCTCCCTGCTCGCCCAGCTCCGCACGGTGACCGAGCAGGCCACGGCCGCGTTCGAGAAGTACGACTACGCCCGCGCCCTCCAGCTCACGGAGTCCTTCTTCTGGACGTTCACGGACGACTACGTGGAACTGGTCAAGGACCGCGCCTACGGCGATCCGGATGACGCGGGGACGCAGTCCGTCCAGACGGCGCTGGCGACGACCCTGGACGCCCTGCTGCGCCTGTTCGCGCCGTTCCTGCCGTTCGCCACGGAAGAGGTCTGGAGCTGGTGGCGCGAGGGATCCGTCCACCAGGCGGCCTGGCCCGGTGCCGAGGCACTCACGGCGCTGCCGCACACGGCCGACGCCGGGGTCCTCACCTCCGTGGCGCTGGCCCTCGGGGGCATCCGCAAGGCCAAGTCGGAGGCGAAGGTCAAGCAGCGCACCGAGGTGGAGCGCGCCGTCGTCACCGCGTCCCCCGCCCAGGCGGGGCAGATCCGCGCCGGGCTGGCCGACCTCCTCGCGGCCGGCAACGCCCGCGACCTCGAGGTCGTCGAAGGGGACGGCCCAGTGAGCGTCTCCGACGTCGAGCTGGTGCCGCAGCCCGCCGAGTAGCGTCCGGACACAGGAAGGGACCCGCCGCTGGGCGGGTCCCTTCCTGCATCCTGGCCGGGTGGACGTCAGTCGAAGCGGGGGCTCTCCGTGCGGGAGCGCTTGAGTTCGAAGAACCCGGGGAACTCGGACATCAGGACGGCGCCGTCGAAGATCCGCCCGGCCTCCTCGCCGCGGGGGATCCTGGTGAGCACGGGCCCGAAGAACGCCGTGCCGTTGAAGGCCACGACCGGCGTGCCGACCTCGTCGCCCACGCGGTCGATGCCGTCCTTGTGGGACGCGCGCAGCTGGGCGTCGTACTCGTCGCTGTGCGCGTAGGATGCGAGGTCGGCCGGCAGGCCCACCTCCTCCAGCGACTCCCGGATCACGACGTCGAAGTCCTTGTTCTGGCCGATGTGGATCCGTGTGCCCATCGCGTCGTACAGCTTCTTGATGTACTCGTCCCCGTGCAGCTCGGCCGCGGCGATGATCACGCGCACCGGGCCCCAGCCCTGCAGCATCATGGCCTGGTACTCCTCGGGGAGATCCCGCCCCTCGTTGAGGACGGACAGGCTCATGACGTGCCACGCGACCGAGATGTCGCGGACCTGCTCCACCTCACCGATCCAGCGGGACGTGATCCAGGCGAAGGGACACAGGGGGTCGAACCAGAAATCGGCCTTCTCGACGGTCGTGGACGCGCTCATGCGGTACTCCTTGCAGGGGTTGGTGAGGCCGAAGCCTTTTCCGGTGCAACCCGCCCCGGCGGCTCGCTATTCCGTCCGAATTGGTGCGGGCCCACGGGAGGCGGTCTAATGAGAGGACACGACCAGTCGAGGATGCCTGGCGCTATCCCTGCGTCGCCATCGGGCTGGATGAGCTTGCACCGGCCACCCGGTGCCGAAAAGGATGCCGCTGTGCAGCACCACCGGACCGAGACCCACGACACCTGGCTGGAACGCGAAGCCCTCGCCGAAGCCATGATCCCGCTCATCGGGCGCCTGTACCGCGACAACAACGTCGTCACGAGCATCCACGGACGCAGCCTCATCAACAAGTCGACGATGAACATCCTCAAGGCGCACCGCTTCGCGAGGCGCATCACCACCGAGGAGCTGCGCCTCGAGGACACCGCTCCCCTGCTGCAGATGCTCGCCGACCTGGACCTCGGCGCCGCCGCGATCGACATCGGACGCCTCCGCTTCGCCTACGACCGCGCCGGGGACGGCCGGACCCTCGAGGAGTTCGTCCGCGCGGAGCTCGCCGACATCGTCGGCCGGGGCGGGCGCGACGAGCGCACGAGCACCGACGTCGTCCTCTACGGTTTCGGGCGGATCGGGCGCCTCGTGGCCCGGCTCCTCATCGAGAAGGCCGGCGGCGGCCACGGACTGAGGCTGCGCGCCGTCGTCGTCCGCCGGGGCTCGGACAACGACCTCGCCAAGCGCGCGAGCCTGCTGCGCCGCGACTCGGTGCACGGCCCCTTCGAGGGGACCATCCAGGTCGACGAGGCGTCGAACACGATCACCGCCAACGGGATCCGCATCCAGGTGATCTACTCCGACGATCCGGCATCCATCGACTACACCGCGTACGGCATCCACGACGCGATCGTCGTCGACAACACGGGCCGCTGGCGCGACGCCGAGGGCCTGTCCCAGCACCTCAAGAGCCGCGGGGTGGCGAAGGTCCTGCTGACCGCCCCCGGCAAGGGCAGCCTGAAGAACATCGTGCACGGCATCAACCACGCCGCCATCGAGGACACCGACCGCATCATCACCGCGGCGTCCTGCACCACCAACGCGATCACGCCCGTCCTCAAGGCGGTCAACGACCGCTTCGGCGTGGTCCACGGGCATGTGGAGACCGTCCACTCCTTCACGAACGACCAGAACCTGATCGACAACTTCCACCACGGCGACCGGCGCGGGCGCTCGGCGGCACTGAACATGGTCCTCACCGAGACGGGAGCGGCGACGGCGGTGGCGAAGGCCCTGCCCGAGCTTGCCGGCAAGCTGACCGGCAGTTCCATCCGCGTCCCGACCCCGGACGTTTCCATCGCCATCCTCAACCTCACCCTCGAGCACGGGACCACGAAGGAGGAGGTCAACACCTACCTCCGCGAGATGTCCCTCCACTCGGGCATGCGCAAGCAGGTGGACTACATCGACAGCCCGGAGGTGGTCTCGACGGACTTCGTCGGCTCGCGCCGCACGGGCATCGTCGACGGCCTCGCGACCATCGCCGACGGCACCTACCTCGTCCTGTACGTCTGGTACGACAACGAGTTCGGGTACAGCTGCCAGGTGGTGCGGGTCCTCGAGGAGATGGCCGCGGTGCACCCGCCGTCCTACCCCGTCGCGGACCTCGAGGCTGCGGTGGCAGCGCACCCCTGACGCGGCCGGGGACGATGCCGCGCAGACGAACCACGGCAGCACCCTGCGTCGACCAGTCAGGCAGGTCCCTCCGTGCACGTTCTGAGGGTGCCGCTCACCATCAGGCCTGGTCCGCCCCGCTGCGAGCCTCGCGCAGCGCGCCGGGAGCAGCCGGCGTGCCGTCAAGAGCACAGTGCGTAGGATGATCGCTGTCCGCCAGGGCGGGGTTCCGAATGGTGACAGCCGCAAGAATGCCGCTGAGCACCAGGATGACCGCGCCGATGATGCAGGCGGCGTCGAATCCTGCCTGGAACACGTGCGGGTTGCTGTAGGCGTCGCCGGTCAGTCCCACGGCGGCCGGCAGGACAGCGATGGCGATCAAGCCCGCTGCCCGCGCCACAGCGTTGTTCACGCCGGAGGCCAATCCGGCCTGGCGTTCCGGCACGGCGGACAGCGCGGTCGATGTCAGGGGAGCAACGAGCAGCGACAGGCCGAGGCCGAGCACGATCACCGATGGCAGCACGTCCACGAGGTAGGACGCACCCGGCCCGATCCGCAGCATGAGGACAAGTGCTGCGGCACACAGCAGCGGTCCGACCGCCATCGGTATTCTCGGCCCGATCCGGGAACTGAGCGCACCTGCGCGGGGCGACAGGACGAGCATCAGAGCCGTGATCGGGAGCATCGCGGTCCCGGACGCCAGTGGGCTGAATCCCGCCACGACCTGGAGATGGACGACGAGCAGGAAGAAGACGCCGCCGAAGACGGCGTAGATGAGGAAGGTGACGGCGTTCGCGGCGCTGAACTGGCGGTTGCCGAAGATCCGCAACGGAAGCATCGGATGCTCGGTCCGCCACTCGACCACGAGGAAGGCCAGGGCGGCGGTGAGGCCCAGGGCCCCTGACGCGAGGACAGCCGGAGCGCCGATTCCCTGGGTCGGCGCCTCGATCAGGGCGTAGGTGGTTCCAGCGAGTGCCAGTGCCCCGAGGAGCGCTCCGGCGACATCGAGGCGGCCGGTTGCATCGGTGTCGCGCGTTTCCGGGACGTGCCGTGCCGCGATCCAGATGGCGGCGGCGGCGATGGGGACGTTGATGAAGAAGATCCAGCGCCAGGAGAAGCTCTCCACGAGCCAGCCACCGAGGAAGGGTCCGATGGCGGTGGCCACCCCGCCCAGTCCGGACCAGGCGCCGATGGCCCGCGCGCGGTCCTCACCGGCGAAGCTGGCCTGGATGATGGCGAGACTGCCTGGCGTGAGCAGCGCCCCTCCGACTCCCTGCAATGAGCGCGCCGCGATGAGCAGGCCGGCATCCGGCGCCAGCCCGCACAGCAGGGAGGCAACCGCGAACCAGACGACACCGACGATGAAGATACGCCGGCGCCCGAATCTGTCGCCCAAGGAGCCGCCGAGGAGGATGAAGGAGGCAAGGGTCAGGGTGTAGCCGGTGACCATCCACTGGAGTGCTGCGAAGTCGGTGCCCAGGTCCAGGCCGATCGTCGGCAACGCGATGTTCACGACCGTCGCGTCGATCCCCGCGATACCGGAGCCGAGCACCGTTGCCAACAGGATCCACCGGCCGGACGCCGTCTTCACGCGGATCTCACTCATCGCCCACCGTCCGTCCACGCCCGTCGTGCCTCGGGCCCCAGGCAAAGTATGGCACCGTCATGCACGCCGTCCGGCGAGCAGCCGCCATAGGACGGGTTGCAGGAACTGGGGAGGGCCGACCACGGTCATCGCGCCGGGGTAGCGGAGAAACAGATGTGCGGCCTGCCGCAGGCGGAGCCCTCCCGTGGGAGTGAGTGCTTCCTCGTCCGCGAGGTCGTGGAGCGCCTCGAAGAAGCCCCTCATCTCCCGGCCCGGCTCGATGCTCACATCGACCACGACGGCAGCGCCGGACCGGTTGGCGTAGGTGTGGATCGTCCCGGGCGGAATCTCGACGTCCTCCCCCGCCGTCAGCGTGCGCCATTGCCGCTCCACGCGGACCGCCAGACTACCGGCCACGACCGCGAAGAGCTCCGTGGCCGCCGGATGCCGGTGGAGAGGCGGACCGTGGAAATCCGGCGCGAGTTCGAGCCGGAAGCGCTGGACGGACTCGGACGGAGCGCTGAGGAAGGTCATCGTCTGCCCCGCGCGCGGGTTGAACCGGACGGCAACGGCCCGGTTCATGACCGGTACCACGCGATGGTCTGCTCGATCGCGTCATCCAGGGGCGTCGGTCCCAGGCTGAAGGCCTGTTCGAAACTCGTCGAATCGACGACGTAGGGGTGCTCGAACTCGTACATCATCTCGCTGACCTCCCGCATGATCGGGCTCACCAGGCCCAGGACGCGTGCCTGGGGTGGGCGCAGGAAGCGTGTGCGGGCGGCGCCCTGTTGCCCCGCGAGCTCCCAGATACGTTGGGCGAAGTCCCCTTGGGTGAGCGCTGCCTGCACCGGCGGGATCCAGGCCCTGCCCCATCCCGTCCCGCTCACCCCCAGGCTCACCATCGCCTCGGCGACGTCGGGGACGAAGCTGAAGCTGTGCAGGGCGTCTGCCCTCCCCAGGAACTGCATGGGCCGCCCTTGGGCCGCTGTGGCGAAGACGGACTTTCCGTTCCGGTCGTAGCCTGCGCCGAAGTAGTGTGACGGCCGCGAGAGCGCGACGCGCAGGAGTCCGTGACGGTGGGCGTCCATCGCGGTGGTGGCCATGGCCTGGCGTAGGTGCCCTTTCCTGCTGGATGGCACCTCGACGGAGTCCTCGGTCAGGGCGCCATGGCGCGGCGCGCCGTACATGTAGAGGTTGTCCGCGACCACCAGATCGGCCCTGACGCGGACCGTTGCGTCGATCACGGACTGCTGCAGCGCGGCGAACTCGTCATGCCACCGCGAGTAGGCGGGCTGGGCGCACTGGTACACCACCGCGCTGCCGTCGAGTGCCCGCGCGAGGCCGTCCGTATCGGTGGCGTCGGCCGTGCGGACCTCGACTCCTGGAGCCGGCTGGGACCCTCGGCGGCTGACGAGGCGGGTTTCACGGCCCCGGGCAGCGAGGGCGCGCACAACTGCTGTGCCCAGCGCGCCCGCACCCACGACGGCGTGGACCGTCTTCACGGCCGGGCCGCGCTGTTCGTCGGGAGGAGGGGGCGACCGGGGCGCGCCGCGCGGAGGAGGAGCACGGCGCCCAGGACCAGGAACCACAGCTGGACGAGCGCGCTGCTGACGCTGATCGCAGCGCCCAGATCCATCCCGAACACCTCGAGCCAGGGCAGCAGCAGGGCGGCCACGACGACGAACCCGAAGGAGCCGAGCCACGCGGGCACCGTGTGGGACCGGAGGATCGCGACGCACAGGAGGGTGAGGGAGAACGCAGCGAACGCGCTGACGCCCAGCAATTCGCCGATCGCACCGCCGAACGTGTTGATGGCATCGAAGACGACCGCTTCGGCGTCGTCCGGTGTGGCGACGTAGCCGGCCGCCAGAGCCGGGAGCACCGTGAGCCATCGGATGATGCCGATACTCCGGGCGAGGGTGGAGAGGGCCGCGAACAGGACAGCCAGGCGGGTCAGGGACGAGCCCCCCACGACCTTGGCAACCAATCCGACGACCGGGAGGAAGGCGATGCTGTACGCGAGATACACGAGGTACCCGACGCGGACGGCGTCCGCCTGCTCGACGATGCGAGGCATGATGCTGGTGGCCGGTTCGTCGAGACTTGCGGGCCAGTCGATGGCTGCCCCGAGCACGATCAGGGGGACGAAGAGCAGGACCCCGAACAGCAGCGAAGCGGTTCCGGCCGCCACGAGGAGCCGGCGCGTCGGCACCTGCTGCTCGGGCGGGGCAATAATGGGGTGGTTCATGACACGACTCCAATCGTGAATATTACCAGTGGTAAGTTACTTACCACTGGTAATATAAGAAGCCGAAAGGCAAGCTGTCAACCCCCCGAGAGGACCCAGAATGGCCCACGTTGCGTCCGATGCGGCCCCCGCACCGCGCACCCAGGCAGGGCGTCAGCGCTACCACCACGGAGACCTGCGCAATGCCCTGCTCGACGCCGGGCGCGCCGAAGCGCGGTCCGTCGGTGCGGAGTCGCTCACTCTTCGAGGCGTCGCACGCCGCGCGGGTGTGTCCCATGCGGCTGCCTACAACCACTTCACCGACAAGAATGACCTGCTGCGCGGCATCGCCATCGAGTCGTTCCGGGACTTCGCCGGGCTCATCAGGTCCCTGGACCGGACCGAGACGGAGCTCGAGGACCTCGGCGTCCTGTACACGAAGTTCGCGTTCGAGCATCCGGTGGAGTTCCGCTTCATGTTCCGCCGGGAACTGTGCGCCCCGGAGGGTGAACCCGATCCACTGGCGGAGGCGTCACTCGACGCCCAGGGGGCCTTCGGCGATCGGCTGGCGGATCTGCAGCGGCGGCAGGTCCTGGTGGCCGGCGATCTCGAGCCACTGCTCCTGGCCGTGTGGAGCCAGATGCACGGCCTGACGACCATCCTGCTCGAAACACCGGCCTTCAAGTCCATCAGTCAGGCGGACGCGCTCGGGCTCGCGCGTAGCGGGATGCGCCAGCTCGCGGCGGGCCTCAACCCCCCGGCCCTGCCGCAACGACCGCCGGCCTGACGGGACTCCGACGCCCAGCCGGCCGGGTGTCGCGTCAGCGCGGTATCAGGCCGACTTGTTGCGGCGCTTGGAGGCCACCTCGTGCGAGATGAGGGTGGGTTCGGCGCGCTTTCCGACGACGTCGTCCGTGATGACCACCGTGGCGATGTCCTCGCGGCTGGGGAGGTCGAACATGACCGGCAGGAGGACCTCCTCCATGATGGCGCGGAGGCCCCGTGCACCGGTTCCCCGGTCCAGCGCGAGGTCGGCGATGGCCTCGAGGGCCTTCGGTTCGAGGACGAGTTCGACGCCGTCGAGCAGGAACATCTTCTGGTACTGCTTCAGCAGGGCGTTCTTCGGCGCGGTCAGGATCTGCATGAGCGCCGGGCGGTCGAGATGCGTGACCGTGGTGATGACGGGCAGCCGGCCGATGAACTCGGGAATGAGGCCGAACTTCAGCAGGTCCTCGGGCATGACGTCCCCGTAGCTCGCCTCCTCGTTCTTGAGGGAGCTCAGGGGTGCGCCGAACCCGATGCCCTTCCGGCCCGCACGGGAGCCGATGATCTCCTCGAGACCGGCGAACGCGCCGGCGACGATGAACAGCACGTTCGTGGTGTCGATCTGGATGAATTCCTGGTGCGGGTGCTTGCGCCCGCCCTGCGGGGGCACGGAGGCCACGGTGCCTTCGAGGATCTTCAGCAGCGCCTGCTGGACGCCCTCGCCGGACACGTCGCGCGTGATCGAGGGGTTCTCGCTCTTGCGGGAGATCTTGTCGATCTCGTCGATGTAGATGATGCCCCGCTCGGCCTTCTTGACGTCGTAGTCGGCGGCCTGGATCAGCTTCAGCAGGATGTTCTCGACGTCCTCGCCGACGTAGCCCGCCTCGGTGAGGGCCGTCGCGTCGGCGACCGCGAACGGCACGTTCAGGCGACGCGCGAGGGTCTGGGCGAGATAGGTCTTGCCACACCCGGTGGGGCCGATGAGCAGGATGTTGGACTTCGCGATCTCGACGTCCTCGGTCTCGACCGCGTCGGCCAGCGTACCGGCGGCGCGGGGCCCGTTGCCCGACTGGATGCGCTTGTAGTGGTTGTAGACGGCGACGGCGAGGGAACGCTTCGCGGGCTCCTGGCCCACCACGTACTCCTGCAGGAAGTCGAAGATCTCGCGGGGCTTCGGCAGCTCGAACGTCCCGAGATCGGCGACCTCGGAGAGCTCTTCCTCGATGATCTCGTTGCACAGGTCGATGCACTCGTCGCAGATGTACACACCGGGGCCGGCGATCAGCTTCCGGACCTGCTTCTGGCTCTTCCCGCAGAAAGAGCACTTGAGCAGATCCGTGCTCTCACCAATGCGAGCCATGGTTCAATCCCCTTAGGTTTATCGCGATTGCTATGACCACTGTAGGCCACCAGCCCGTGGGAGCCAGTATCAAAAGGCCCGTGGTGCCATGCGGCACCACGGGCGAGCAGCGGGTCGGGTGGCGGATCCGGAGTCGGCCGACTCGTGGATCCGCCGTCCGGCTACGGGGTGTTGATCTTCGGCGGCGTGATCTTCCGGGAGGTCAGGACCTCGTCGACCAGCCCGTACTCCACGGCGTCGGCCGCGGTGAGGATCTTGTCGCGCTCGATGTCGATGTTGACCTGCTCGGAGCTGCGGCCCGAGTGGAGGGCCAGCGTGTCCTCGAGCCAGGTGCGCATGCGCATGACCTCGTTGGCCTGGATCTCCAGGTCGGAGGCCTGCCCGCCCTGTCCTCCGGAGAGGGCCGGCTGGTGGATCAGCACGCGGGCGTTCGGCAGGGCCAGGCGCTTGCCCGGCGCTCCCGCGGCCAGCAGGACCGCTGCGGCACTGGCAGCCTGGCCGAGGCAGACGGTCTGCACCTCGGGCCGGATGAACTGCATGGTGTCGTAGATCGCCGTCATGGCCGTGAAGGAACCACCGGGCGAGTTGATGTACAGCGTGATGTCGCGCTCGGGGTCCGTGGACTCGAGGACGAGCAGCTGGGCCATGACGTCGTCCGCGGAGGCGTCGTCCACCTGCGTGCCGAGGAAGATGATGCGGTCCTCGAACAGCTTCGTATACGGGTCCTGGCGCTTGAAGCCGTAGGGCGTGCGCTCTTCGAACTGGGGAAGGATGTAGCGGCTGGTCGGCAGGTTGTGCGCCGACGATCCCGCTGCTGCCTGGAATTCGTGGTTCATGGTGTCTCCTGTAGGACGACTGGTGAAGAGAGGGGCTGGGCGCGGACTAGGCGGTCTGGTCGGTTCCGCCGCCGCCGGCCACGGAGCCCGAGTGCGCGGAGATGTGGTCGAAGAACCCGTATTCGAGGGCTTCCTGGGCCGTGAACCACTTGTCGCGGTCGTTGTCCTTCAGGATCTTCTCGACGGTCTGGCCCGTCTGTTCCGCCGTGAGCTCGGCCATGACCCGCTTCATGTGCAGGATCAGCTCGGCCTGGATCCGGATGTCCGTCGCGGTTCCACCGATGCCGCCGGACGGCTGGTGCATCAGGATCCGGGCGTGGGGCGTCGCGTAGCGCTTGCCCTTCGTGCCCGAGGAGAGCAGGAACTGGCCCATCGAGGCGGCGAGGCCGGTGGCCACGGTGACGACGTCGTTGGGGATGAACTGCATGGTGTCGTAGATCGCCATGCCGGCGGTCACCGAACCACCGGGCGAGTTGATGTAGAGGAAGATGTCGCGCTCGGGATCCTCGGCCGACAGCAGCAGGAGCTGTGAGCAGATGGCGTTCGCGTTGTCGTCGCGGACCTCCGAACCGAGCCAGATGATGCGCTCCTTGAGGAGCCTGTTGTAGATGTAGTCGTCACGACCGCCCATCTCGGGGCCGGCCATGCTCGGGGTGCTTGGTTCGGTTGCCATTGACGTTAACCTCTCACTCTGGCGGGCCGCTGCCGCTTCGGCCGACCCGTCCGTTTGTCTCTCCTTGGACACTAACCCGCTGGCCTCACGAATTGCTCCCGCTCCGGGAACTGTTCGCTGACGGCGCACGGTCGCACGGGCCCCGTCCGGACGCCGTTCGCCGAGGGCTCTCGCCCGTTTCCCGGGGGCTTAAAACAGGCAGCGGCGCCGCCGCCCGAGGGCTACGGCACCGCTGTCTTCGCTGCTGGTTACTCGGAAGCCGCCTTCTTGCGCGGCGCCCTCTTCTTCTTCGGTGCTTCGGCAGCCTCGGGCTCCTCGGCAGCTTCCGGCGCTGCAGCCTCGGGGGCCTCCGTCGCGTCCGCTTCGGCCTCGGTGGCCTCCGCTTCGGGTGCCTCGGCGACCTCGGTGGCCTGGCCGTCCTCGACGACGTCCTGCTCGGTCTCGATGTCGTCCGCGCTGATGGTCTCGGTGTCGTCACCGGCGGGGCGGACGAACTCGCTGAGGTCGACGACGGCACCGTTGGTGTCGGTGACCGTCGCGTACTCGAGGACCTTGGCGAGGGCCTTGCGGCGACGCACTTCTCCGACGATCATCGGGACCTGGCCGCTCTGGTCGAGCATCTGCGCGAACTGGTTCGGCTCCATGCCGTACTGGCCGGCCGTGGAGACGATGTAGTCGATCAGTTCGGGCTGGCTGACGCCGACCTCTTCCTTCTCGGCGACGGCGTCGAGGATGACCTCGTTCTGGAAGGCGCGCTCCGTGTTGGTGCGGATCTCCGCGCGGTGCTCTTCAGTGTCGTGGTCCTCGCCGGCGCTGTGGGCGTTCTCACCGTTGAAGTGCTGCTCGAGCTGCTCTT
This window contains:
- a CDS encoding ATP-dependent Clp protease proteolytic subunit codes for the protein MNHEFQAAAGSSAHNLPTSRYILPQFEERTPYGFKRQDPYTKLFEDRIIFLGTQVDDASADDVMAQLLVLESTDPERDITLYINSPGGSFTAMTAIYDTMQFIRPEVQTVCLGQAASAAAVLLAAGAPGKRLALPNARVLIHQPALSGGQGGQASDLEIQANEVMRMRTWLEDTLALHSGRSSEQVNIDIERDKILTAADAVEYGLVDEVLTSRKITPPKINTP
- a CDS encoding ATP-dependent Clp protease proteolytic subunit, translating into MATEPSTPSMAGPEMGGRDDYIYNRLLKERIIWLGSEVRDDNANAICSQLLLLSAEDPERDIFLYINSPGGSVTAGMAIYDTMQFIPNDVVTVATGLAASMGQFLLSSGTKGKRYATPHARILMHQPSGGIGGTATDIRIQAELILHMKRVMAELTAEQTGQTVEKILKDNDRDKWFTAQEALEYGFFDHISAHSGSVAGGGGTDQTA